The following is a genomic window from Halichoerus grypus chromosome 5, mHalGry1.hap1.1, whole genome shotgun sequence.
TGGAATGCAGCTAATGCAGTGCTACAAGGAATTAGCTTTTAAGTGtttatatgagaaaagaaaaacagcctaaaactaatgatataagcTTCCACTTGAATAAGcgagaaaaggaaaggggaaattaGCTCCaagtggagggaaaaaaacaaaatgattgtttcaatgaaatagaaaatggacaaatagagaaaaatcaaggaaaatgaaagctacttattttttttttcaagattttatttatttgtcagagagagagaaagcacaagcagggggagcagaggaaggagagggagaagcagactccctgccgagcaaggagcccgatgcaggactcgatctcaggaccctgggatcatgacctgagccgaaggcagacgcttaaccgactgagccacccaggcatcccaagctaCTTCTTTAGAAGCAGCAATCACATTGGTAAATCTCTGGTTAGATTGATgaaagagcagaaggaagacagagaTCACCAACACCAGGAAGAgggaaattcatttaaaatatactaattaaaacagaatgtaaaatagcacaaaatataaaaatggaatgtcttgaactttatgccaataacttattagataaaataagtaattccttgaaagataagCATGTTACCAAAGTTACCAAAACTGGCACAAGAATGGAAAAATCTGAAGTGTTATCTATTagaaaaattgaatttgtaattttctAACAAAGAAATCCCCAGGGTTTCACCAGTGaaatttatcaaacatttaaagaaataataggggcgactgggtggctcagtcgttaagcgtctgccttcagctcgggtcatggtcccggggacctgggattgagccccgcatcgggctctctgcttggcgggaagcctgcttctccctctcccattccccctgcttgtgttccctctctcgcggtgtctcgctctgtcaaataaaataaaatctttttaaaaaattaaaaaaataaggaagaaataatattatgACACAAACAACTTCAGAAAAAAGATGTGGGCAGACCAAGTCTatataaattggaaaggaaaaagtaaaattctttGACTATCTACCTAGGAAATGCTAAAGAATCTggaaatacaggggcgcctgggtggctcagtctgttaagcgtctggctcttgatttcggctcaggtcatgacctgagggtcgtgggttcaagccccgtgtcaggctccacactcaccagggagtctgcttaagattctctctccaggggcgcctgtggggctcggttggttaagtgtctgtctttggctcaggatatggtcccagaatcctgggatccagccccaagtagggctccctgctcagtggggagtctgctcctccctatccctctgcttgagctctctctctcataaataaaattaaaaaaaaaaaaagattctctctccctctgcccttcccctcacttacattctctaaataaatctaaaaaaaaaaaaaaaaaagaatctagaaatTCTAAAGATTAGTGGAACTAGTAAGTGAATCCATctaggttgcaggatacaaggtcaacaAGCCAAAATCAAATGTTTTCTACACACTAGCAATAACAACtggaaaatagctttttaaaaacctagaCAGAACTCAAgaagtaaaaactataaaaatttttgtggatttaattaaaaatgttttaaaatcttaccttcaaaagataccattaagaaaacagagattctctccctctcccactgcccctcccccccaaaagaaaatgaaaaaggaagccAAAGACTAAAAGTATTCATAATGAAAACATATTTGGAAAGAGACTTTCATCTACGAAATAGAAGAGTCTTACAAGTCAGTAATAAGAAGACAAACCaccacatggggcgcctgggtggctcagtcagttaagcgtctgcctttggttcaggtcatgatcccagggtcctgggatcgagcctgcatcgggctccttgctcagcagggagactgtttctccctctccctctgctggccactcccccctgcttgagctgtcaaataaataaaatcttaaaaaaaaaaaaaaaagacaaaccacccaatttaaaagtgggcaagAGATGCAAAGACACATCACAAAAGATGAGGCAAAATGGCAATATGCACATGAGAAGGTGCTCAACACCATCACTGAGCAGACAAATACAAATTAGAAACACACAGAGACACCATCACACCTAACTAGGGTGGATTACATTTCAGACAAGTtacaatatcaagtgttggcaagggatGTGCAGCAACAGGAACAGACATACTGTGGgaggagtgtaaaatggtacaaccactacAGAGAatttttggcaatttcttataaagttaaaaacacaTGTATAACCCAGAAATTAAATTCCTATGCATTAACCCAAGTGAAATAAAGAGGCATGTCCAAATAAATACTTTTACACAAATgctcatagcagttttattcataaaagccaaatcTGGAAACCCAAATTTCTATCAACAGGTGGATGATTAACAAAGGtttgtccatacaatggaacactactcagcagaGAGATACCCAAACACATAACTACTTGGTTGAGTCTTTAAAACATGCCAAAGCAAAAGAAGTCAAGACACACAGAATTACATACTGTATGGGTCCATTTATGTGATGCCCCacaagcaaaactaatctacACTGACCCAAAGCAGGTACTTGGGACTAGGGTGGGATTAACTGGGAAAGGGCAAAAGGAACATGTTTGGGTGAtaagaatgttatttttctttattctaatgGTGGTTACACAGGTATATGGTTTTTCAAAGctctgtacactttaaataggtaTTTTACTGTATGGAAACTGGACGTCACCGAAGTTGATTGAAATGGTCTGGTAATATCTCTTCTGCACCATTTGAAACATCTCTAGTAATGAggaattttccagaaaatgtaGTACTGTATGCCCCTCTTTATCACTTACCCCCTGAAGGCTTCTAGTGTTGCTGCAATTTAAGAACTCAGAATATGCCCTCACAGGCAAAAAAACTGGTTCATGTCATTTCAAAACTGGTTGTTTTGGTTAAtgttcagagaaaagaaaatcagaggcaGCAGCTGAAAGTTGGGTAGACCATTATGTACTGTGTATTACAGCTCCCCAAAGACGTGTCTGCTGTACCTTCTCTGCAGATTCCTCTCCCAGGTCATCCTCTTCTCCAGCTGCCATGGCTCTTTCTCAGTTCTGGGGTCACCTCTTCTGTGAAGCCGGCCCAGATCCTCCACACCAAATTAGTCCCCTCCTTACCTATGCTCCTACACAATGTGGAACTTCTTCAGCACTGAGCTCTGTGCAGTGATCTGTGTCTTCTCCATCAGACCCAAAAATTTCATCTGTTTCCTAAGTGTTCAGCCCTGGTCCTTCTAGATCaatacattttcagataaatgacAAAATGAGCCAGAAAGCGGGGAAAGTGACCAGAAGAGGTCAATCATGGAACTGCTGAGACAGAAAACCTTGAGCAGTGCACTGGGACTGTGTACCCCTTGAGTGGATTAGAAAGATATGCAGGCGACCAGGTGAAGGCAACATTCCCCAAAAGCAAGTAGACGGTCATGGGTGAGCTCTAAAGGCATAAATATGAGGCGTGCTAGTCTTCCACTAGCTACTGCTTACAACTTCTGAGTTACATataggcagaagacatcaacagggctgagagaagatatttccaGTAGACCAGTAAATTATACTGttagaaaacaacaaaatccaaaaacTTAAACTACAGCAGTACAAAGCAAGAGAAGAGCCAATTGAACATAGATTTGGGTGTGTTTTTTATTGCCTTGCACTAGGTACCAGGGACACATAATCAACTATGACCATGTCCTGAAGGAATTAGTAGTGTAATAATGAAAGAGAtggtaaataaaaacataattttgataTACCAAAGTGAGTGCAGTAATAGAAGTGCTCATAGCAACACAAGCACAGAGGGGTAACTGGTTGAGCCTGACACGATGCCTGAGATGGGTCCTGACTCCTAATGAGGAATTATCCAGGTGTGGAGTGGAGAGCATTCAAACAAGGACAAAGAGAAGGATGCAGGTGCAGCTTGGGTTAAGTGGGAATGTCAAGCAGTTAGTGTTGCTGCACGCCAACCATGTGGCAGGAGATTAAGCAGTGGGAGATGAAACGCCAGGAAGCAAAAGGCCTTAGAAAGCAGGACTGGGAGCTTGGAAATTATCCTAAGGACAATCGGGAACCAACTTGTGGTTTTAAATAACAAAGGTCTTTCTCCAACTTGCCTTTTTGATAGATCAAAACTTACCAcgtgatattctttttttaagtattaagatACATAGTTCTgctttaaaaaggatttttaactTGGGTGAATTGTAATTGTGCAATAACATATAGAAAGCTTGAGACCTAGCCCATCCCCCAGCATTGCTCCAGCTCAAAGCCAGCTGTCCAGTCACATGGCTCTCCTGACGTCACACGTTCGTAGTGGAGGACAGCACCCCAGTGCTGCTGCACAGTGGTAGGTGACAGCCCACTCTGAAAGCAGCCCTGCCTAGGACTTTCGAAAACGCTGACACCTCCAAAATCATATGAGTTAGGACTCATTCCACTCCCTTCTAAATATCACTCACTGAGTTGGAGAGTCATTATTTTATAAGTTATCTATATGTTCCCCCTGACCTGCAGACTTCTCACCCAAATGTATGGTGGTCTTACTCAAAGGAAGTCCTTCTTGGTGAAcaccttgattatttttaaagtttggggTTGAGCTGAAGTCTTTCCCATACTGACTACATTCATAGAGTTTCTCTTCGGTATGAATTTTCTGGTGTTGAAGGAAGTTTGACCTCTGAATAAAGCCTTTCCCACAGTAACTACATACATAAGGCTTTTCTCCGGTATGAATAATCTGATGTAGAAGCAGCTTGGAACTCTGAATGAAAGCTTTCCCACAGTCCTTACATTCAAAAGGCCTATCCCCAGTGTGGATTTTCTGATGTTCAGTGAGATGGGCTTTCTGGAGaaaagctttcccacattccttacattcatataCTCTCTCTCCAGTGTGGATTTTCTGGTGTCTAATAAGGTATGAACTCAAAAAgaaagctttcccacattcattacattcatagagtttctctccagtgtgaattctctgatgctgGGTAAAGTTTGATGTCTGGCTGAAGCGCTTCCCACACTCATTGCACACATAAGGCCTTTCCCCAGTATGGATCCTCTGATGTTGAATAAGCTTTGAACTCCgaataaaggctttcccacattcattacattcaaagggcctctctccagtgtgaattctctgatgttcaATGAGGTCTGAGCGATGACggaaggccttcccacactcctTACATTCATACTGTTTCACTTCTGTGTGAATCTGATAATGTCGAATAAGGCTTGAGCTCCTAATGAAGGATTTTCCACACTCATTACACTCGTAAGGTCTTtctcctgtgtgaattctctgatggcGAATAAGCAAGGAGCTCTGGCTGAAGCCTTTCCCACACTCCTTGCATTCGAAAGGCCTCTCCCGGGTATGAATTCGCTGGTGCCGAACCAGGTCTGAGCTGTGATGGAAGGCTCTCCCACACTGCATGCATCGGAATGGCTTTCCTCCTGCATGTGCTCTCTGGTGCTCAGCGAGGTCTGCATAGTGAATGAAGTCCTTTCCACACATGTTGCACACATAGAGTCTTTCTCCAGTGTGAGCTCTCTGATGCTCAGCAAGGTGGGAGCTCTGGCTGAAGCTTTTCCCACACTGCTCACATCTGTAAGGTTTCTCCCCAGCATGAGAAATCTGATGTCTAACTAGGTCCGAGTTAAATGTGAAGCTTTTGCCACAAATCTCACACTGGTGGGCTTCCCCTTCCACAAGCTCTCTCTGGAGGAGAAGGAGGTTTGAGTTCAGAACTGGGCTTTCTCCTGGTTTACTGCCCACCCGAGCTGCCTCTCCTGCTTGGATCTTCCAATGGGTAACCGTCACCCCCCTGAAACTGCCCTCCTGAGGGGGGCAGCTCCGCAGGCTCTGCCCTTCTGGGTTTCCCAACAGCCCCCCTAATCTGGGTTCAGGGAATGCCCCAGACTCAGAGGCAGGGGGCTCCATCACTGTGAGTGTTTCGGACATAGTCTTGGGCAGATTTCCATCCTCAGAAGTTCAGGCTCCCGAGTCACCTTCTTGTCACaagtttctagaaaataaaagagaataagatCATCTTTTCCCTTTGTCAACAGACAGGAATCTGCTGGAGCAGGTGGGGGACAAAACTCATCCAAAGAGTGGGGAAAAGGACTATTTCCTCTGCCCACACTCTTTACCCCAGTGTGCATCTCAACCACCTACCTCAACCACTTTAGAAGGCTTCTCTGGGGCTCCACCTCCAACACCCAACTCCAGGGACAGAGTGGCTGGGTGGTAGATGGGGAGGGATGTGGCTTggactcttaaaaaattaagacatatttccaaagaaacacaaatgtaCTGATCTTGCCACCTCTTCATTGTCCTCCTTTCCCTTTGTACCCAGCTTAGATCCCATGTTCTATAGTACTATGTTTACTTGGGGTAATATATTATAATCATCCTaactccccctgcccttcctctaTCATCCCTGCATGGGAAAACCCAACTTGGGTTAAATTCCACTTGCTTCCCATTCTGTGTCCATATCTATGCCAACTGAGCTCTCTCTACATTTACAAAGCCTTGATTAATGGGGCCCTGAGAGCCACTGTCAATGTCTACACTTTCCTCATTCTCCTACAAGATCACCCCTGCTTTGTCCTCTCTTCTCAAATGCCCAAtactccctcctccttctcagcTGATGCCCTTATCTCaatgagagaacagaagaaatgagatgaggggcgcctgggtggctcagtcattaagcgcctgccttcggctcaggtcatgatcccagggtcctgggatggagccccacgtcgggctccctgctcagaggagagcctgcttctctctctcccactccccctgcttgtgttccctctctcgctgttgctctctgtcaaataaataatcttaaaaaaaaaaaaaaaatgagatgagaaCATCAAATTTCTCCTGCCCAATGTGCCAACCTACCTGTCCATACCCTCCCTCCTTACATGCGCTACACTGTCCTTGATCCAACCTAGGGTGAACACCTCCACCTGGGCACTAAAACCCACCCCTCTCATCCACTCAACGGCACCAAGCCTTCTCTGTACAAGTCTAGAGCTGGAATGTTCACAGCATTTATATCCACCAAAATAACCAACAGAGGGATGGACAGATTGAAGAGTACTCTACCAGAGACTAATATGTAGCAATGAAGAACTGCTATACAAAAGCAAAGATGAGTCTCACAGATGAAATGTTCAGCAGAAGCTAGGCACAAAAGAGTTCATATTGCATGATTCTGTTCACATCGagttaaaaaacagacaaaagcaaTCCATGGTGGGAGAACTGAGGCACTGCTGACCTTTAGGGAGAAGATAAGTACTGGCAGGAGTGCTGGTGATCTACAAGGCACTCTGAATCCCACTGGTGTGTCACTGTGGAAAAGCTTGTTCAGTCAGGGGTTATTTAACCTTACAGTTGCCAGGGTGCTATGCCCAGCTCCCCTGCTCAGAGTGATGcctacccccaccctccaccccactgGGAACCACCTGTAGGCAGGACTCTGCCTTCCCCAaggtctgcccctccccctgaatgCCCACTCTTGGCCGTCCATCACTGCAGGACAATGCACCACAAATACAGCAGCAGAAAACAGTACGTCTGTCATCTCACACCTCTCAAGGTGTAAAGAACAACCCAGTGTGACTGGGATCCCTGTTCAGGGTCACACAGGAGTCAGCCAGGCTAAGGTCACATCTGAAGTGCTGGGAAACCTGTTCCAAACTCATTCAGGTGTCAGTAGAAATCAGTTCCCTACAACCAGAGGACTGTCCCTGACTCCTTGCCAGCTGTCAGCTGCTCTCGGCTCCCAGGGACACCTGTATCACCAAGAACAGCACATAGAACACCTCTCTGACTTCTCTTCTGCCACCAGCTACAGAAAACTGCTTTCCAAGGGCATGCATGACTAGGTTGGCCCACCTAGGGCCTTGCCACCTTACGTCAGCTGACTtgggaccttaattacatctgcaaaatccctccATGGTAGCTGTGAGGAGGTGTGTGTACCTTAGGGGCCAGGAATCTTGGAGGGCCATCTCAGATGCCTACCATACCACAGCCAATGCCTGGTCAATCACAGGAGCCTAGAGTGCCCTGGGGGCAACTCAAGTGTTATCCCAACCCCAGAGCACCACTTCCAGGGAGCTCCATCCAAGATGACcccaaacaggggcgcctgggtggctcagtcagtgaagcatctgccttcggctcaggtcatgatcccagggtcctgggatcgagccccatgtcaggctccctgctcagcagggagcctctttctccttctccctctgccaaataaataaaatctttaaaaaaaaaaaaaagaccctaaacAATCACTTCTTGCCCCAAATCTGCACCAGTGGGAAACAGACCCTGCTGTGTACCCCATGAAGGGATGCCTTCCAGACGCATTTCCAATGTGGACATCAAGGACAAGAACCTGCCCCTGAGGGCAAAGCTGGGGCTGAGGTGCAGCAGCAAtgggagcagaagcagagggagtaaCCAGGTAACATGTGCTCTGTGGCCCTGCCAGGGCATCCTTTCAACACGTGTTTCTCTTTTATGTGAGCTAGAACTTGCATAAAGCACACATATCTTGATGAACTCCTTGTGACACCTGTTTAACCACCGCCAAGCCCAcacagaacatttctgtcatcCAAAAGGCTCCCCCTCCATGGGCAATCACCTCTTTTATTATAGAAGAATTCTGcccattaaaaaaatctcaattggGGCGCCTCACcagctcagtcagcagagcatgcgactctcgatcttggggttgtgaattcaagccccatgctaGGGGtacagcttactttaaaaaaataaataaataaataagttcattTAAACAGAATTATACAACATGTTTCTGTGCCTGCATTTTATTCATCAtgtacccatttttaaaaaaagcttttatttgagagaaagagtgtgcgcGGGCGCACACAGGGGGAAAGgctgagggggaagggagagagggaatcccaagcagactctgcgctgagcacagagcccgacgcagggcctgatctcacaaccctgagatcatgacctgagccaaaaccaagagtcagactcttaattataacacataccataaaactcacCATCTTAAAGTACACAGCTCAGTGTTTTTTGAATATTCCTAAATGCAAAGCCATCACAACCATCCACttgcagaacattttcatcactcccccAAATATGTATCTGCTTAAACTCAGTATTCTGCCTGGAAAGTCATCAACACTGCAGGCACCAGCAGCTCACTCTTTTCACGGATGCCCAGCACACCACCGCATGATAGGTCACAGTCTACTTCTCACTGACACCTGAGTTATCTGTGGTTTGCGGGGATGATTAAAGCTGCTGTCAACACTCCTGTACTTGTCTTTTGGTAGATGAGGGTCCTCGTTTCTGCTGGGTGTATACCTGGGAGTGACTGCTGGGTCCCAGGTCCCAGGACTGCTCACTTTAGGGGTCACCTGGTCAAGACACTCTTGCAAATTCCATGGGGAACCAGTGCAGCTGTGGACGGCAATTCTTCCCCTTCTTGAGTGGGTGAGTCCATACAGTCATGCTGCTTTTGGCAGGTGATGGAGACAACATTCAGGGTGGCCGGGGCTCGTATGAATTTAGAGTATGACTGTGGGAAGCTGCACTGGCACCTGCTGAGAAAAGACACACCCCACCCTCTGGGCCAGAGGAAGTACTTGGTGTGGGACAAAGAGTGGCCAGTGGGGTAGACTGTGGCAGACTGAAGACTGCCCAGAATCTCTGCTCCCTCTGAGTGACAGAAATGCCACCTAAAATATGAGTAGGCACATGGCCGCCCAGCAAATGACTACACCTCGTAGAGTCCCCTGAAGTTAGGTGTGACCCTGTGACTGAGATCCAGCCCATGAGCTGGGACTGGAATGGGTGTGTGCAGGGCCCCTACCTCCacatcccctctccctccccacggTGACACATGGATGAGGCAAAGCAGCCAGGCTGCCAGACGGCCTTGACGGCCAGAGCCACCAGGTAGGCAAAGCGGAACAAGAAGTTAAAAACACTAttaaaaacactattttgaaTCTCTGTCACAGCAACTTGAATAATGCTTAAGTAATACTAAGAAACAAGCTGATTACTCAGACCAAGGCTCCCAGtgatgaaaaagaaactgaacccACACACCAATAACTGGCAATAAGGACAAGGAGCTGAGCACAAGTCCGTGGCAGGCATTTCTGTCCGTAAGAGATCTCCCTGGTAATTCATCTGCCAACACAGCCCCCTGGAGCAGCGACCCACTCAGCGGAGCAGTGATACGGCGCAGACGAGGCCTGCCTCCTGGCACTCACTGAGGGTGGTTTTCGGAGTTAAAGGCTCAATAACTTggcttaaaaaaatctttctgctgggcgcctgggtggctcagtcgttaagcgtctgccttcggctcaggtcatgatcctggggtcccaggatcgagtcccacatcgggctcc
Proteins encoded in this region:
- the ZNF623 gene encoding zinc finger protein 623; the protein is MSETLTVMEPPASESGAFPEPRLGGLLGNPEGQSLRSCPPQEGSFRGVTVTHWKIQAGEAARVGSKPGESPVLNSNLLLLQRELVEGEAHQCEICGKSFTFNSDLVRHQISHAGEKPYRCEQCGKSFSQSSHLAEHQRAHTGERLYVCNMCGKDFIHYADLAEHQRAHAGGKPFRCMQCGRAFHHSSDLVRHQRIHTRERPFECKECGKGFSQSSLLIRHQRIHTGERPYECNECGKSFIRSSSLIRHYQIHTEVKQYECKECGKAFRHRSDLIEHQRIHTGERPFECNECGKAFIRSSKLIQHQRIHTGERPYVCNECGKRFSQTSNFTQHQRIHTGEKLYECNECGKAFFLSSYLIRHQKIHTGERVYECKECGKAFLQKAHLTEHQKIHTGDRPFECKDCGKAFIQSSKLLLHQIIHTGEKPYVCSYCGKGFIQRSNFLQHQKIHTEEKLYECSQYGKDFSSTPNFKNNQGVHQEGLPLSKTTIHLGEKSAGQGEHIDNL